Part of the Bicyclus anynana chromosome 3, ilBicAnyn1.1, whole genome shotgun sequence genome is shown below.
CTTTCAATACTAGACCAATATTATTGACACGAATATCAtaacattccatggattcactgtgtaGGTTCCGGGTCCATTGTGTGGTAGAGacaaaaactccgagcagactCCAGGATTGGACTTGACcaaaggatgtagggttaaggaattccttgacaatcgattaacactcccctcctctgctcgtgttgttctccctgcctagtcaaatttggtaagatcctattcaagcagctttggatactcgttctacttgctgcagttctagagaggctcAAGGTCTTGAAGCGAATTATAAAAAGATTttgccatttttagttagttaattttttaGGTCATAAGTACCCTATGAGTTTGATTCTCTTGAGAGTTATAATCGAGTTCCTCCATCCCCATTCTATCAAAGAACAGCAAGACATTGTGTCTTGCTGAGATGTCCAGTCATCCTGCACAGAACATTTGCATCAATGTTTCTAATTAGaactgctaagatgtggaatggCCTTCCTCTGTCTGTGTTTTCTGACACATACAATTTATGCTCCTCTAAGGCAAGAGAGAAtatgcatcttctaggcaagcaagCTTCATCttgacctcatcattgctttccatcaggcatgaatGATTgaagtcaagcgcaagcctatccaaCATAAAAAAGAgtgtcaaaaatatatgtatgttttattaaagtaagTTATGTTATATTGCAGGATGGGCACAATAGTTGTAGAGATGTACTGGAAACATACACCAATGACTTGCAGAAACTTCATGGAACTAGTTAGAAGGAATTACTATAACAATACAAAATTCCATAGAGTCATTAGAGATTTCATGATCCAAGGAGGTGATCATACTGCAACAGGAAAGGGTGGTCAGTCAATATATGGACCACAGTTTGATGATGAAATAACAACTGATTTGAAGCATACAGGGGCTGGTATACTTTCTATGGCAAATGCTGGCCCAAACACTAATGGTTCTCagttttttataacattagcaCCTACACAATGGTTAGACGGAAAACACACTATATTTGGAAGAGTCCAAAGTGGAATGACAGTGGTAAAAAGAATAGGTCTTGTTGAATGTGATAAAAATGACTGCCCAGTTGATGATGTGAAAATTGAAAGAGCATATATaccaaaataaatgtgtattgCATTCAgtaaagaattttatttacaagtattccagatattaaattgttttatctctaactttaattttagataGACATTGCACTGCAAACCACAACAACTTTGTCATTCATTGAATCATTAATCTGTGACTGCGATTGTCATGTAGACTGCAAGAatattttgaactttttgaacTGGTTGACTTTTTGTAGAGTAAATAGTATCCATCacattttatcaaaaaagaGAATAACATGGGTGgaatatgaaatattgaaaaattaaaataggttaaAATTAACTACTCTGATATAAAGATAAAATCCAAGCTATcaacatatgttttctgtgctttcATGAAATGAACTAAAGTtttgtgaaatattttattgctataagtacttatttatatgttatgttcaaatttataattatcaatatgtcttttcttttattttttcagttatttaatCCTTTTTCAATCACTTTTAACAGTCATACTTTTATACCATGACTATACCGGCCGAGTGTAAAACAGGTATAGCGTTGTATGCGCGGTGCCATACGACGCTTTTACACTCGGCCGATTTAGTCGGCCAACGAAAAGTTGTAAGTCAGCCGGGCTCTAAATCAATGTTGTTGGCTCTGAACATACATCCCCTActtgttagaaaattaaataagaaggcatttgtattaacggatatgctacattatGTTAGAATctggttataactgtagtgttgtcaatatacgtaggtaccatgacgtattaaaattaaactaaaatatacgaaactaaactaaaataaataaatagatttaaaaacgtatattgacataattcataaatgaagttatgtcaatatccgtatagataaaagattgatgtttgactatattttgttcttgttgtttattccgttggaaaggtataaaaacgtggcttcatggatgaggcgagctcagtttttgtgattataatcgaagagttgtgttattaaagtggtgtgtttgtgaacctcgagtttcttttctcgCCACCCCTAATATCAGAAGCGGGGTATGCTGAACGCTGTAAATTGACCGCAGGTGACAtctggtttttatatttgtatatttgtgaaatggctttcatttaatttttttattttttttttaaattcgtgacttatttattatttacgttagAATACAATTTCTAGGAGTGGTTTACCAACAAAAGTGTTGTTAGTTTAACGATTTGGTTTTTATACTTACCCACACCTTTTTATAAAtgtgtacttaataatattggATTAAATCTGTTAcgcttgataattaatttttgtaatcgtaATCAATAATCAACAAAACAGTATGATCTGAAATGATTCTTTATTCGATGAATACTTTTTCTGCCCTCCACAATTTCtatttttagctttaaaaaTTGAGGCACTCTGCAAACCAAACAAAGTTGGTCTAACAACTCAACGCGCAAGCGAGGATGTAGCTCCGTCCAGCCGGGCGCTCTGCTGGCGCCGCAGCCGAGAGCTCAACAGGAGCCTAGCCGGCGTCGCAGCCGGCGTCGCTGCCGTGCATTCAGCCGGCGTCaaagccgggcgttcagccggcgtcgaaGCCAGGAGtcgaagccgggcgttcagctggcgtcgaagccgggcgttcagctggcgtcgaagccgggcgttcagctggcgtcgaagccgggcgttcagctgGCGTCGAaaccg
Proteins encoded:
- the LOC112053353 gene encoding peptidyl-prolyl cis-trans isomerase-like 1 encodes the protein MLGYANAGIPDKSWQPPTAVLETTMGTIVVEMYWKHTPMTCRNFMELVRRNYYNNTKFHRVIRDFMIQGGDHTATGKGGQSIYGPQFDDEITTDLKHTGAGILSMANAGPNTNGSQFFITLAPTQWLDGKHTIFGRVQSGMTVVKRIGLVECDKNDCPVDDVKIERAYIPK